A single Bacillus sp. HMF5848 DNA region contains:
- a CDS encoding SDR family oxidoreductase: MHVLDLFRLNGKTAIITGGGRGLGEQMARGLAEAGANVVLCSRKVEACQEVANELTELGVETLALACDVTNPDDIKRVVEETINKFGTIDILINNSGATWGAPAVDMPLEAWKKVIDVNVTGTFLMSQEVGRHMIDRKQGKIINIASVAGLGGTDPRYMDTIGYNTSKGAVITFTKDLAVKWGQYNIQVNAIAPGFFPTKMSTPLIERSKDTILNSTPLRKFGGEDDLKGVALLLSSNAANFMTGDVIIVDGGTHAL; the protein is encoded by the coding sequence ATGCATGTTTTAGATTTATTTAGATTAAATGGAAAAACTGCCATTATAACAGGGGGCGGCCGTGGTTTAGGTGAACAAATGGCTAGAGGACTGGCAGAAGCGGGGGCAAACGTTGTCCTATGTTCACGGAAGGTGGAAGCGTGTCAAGAGGTAGCGAATGAATTAACAGAGTTAGGGGTAGAAACTTTAGCGTTGGCATGTGATGTGACAAATCCTGATGATATAAAACGTGTTGTCGAAGAAACTATTAATAAGTTTGGCACGATAGATATTTTAATTAATAACAGTGGTGCTACATGGGGCGCTCCAGCTGTAGATATGCCGTTAGAAGCGTGGAAGAAGGTTATTGATGTTAATGTGACTGGAACATTTTTAATGAGTCAAGAAGTAGGAAGGCATATGATTGATAGAAAGCAAGGGAAAATAATTAACATTGCTTCAGTAGCAGGTCTTGGAGGCACAGACCCTCGTTATATGGATACGATCGGTTACAATACGAGCAAAGGAGCCGTTATCACCTTTACAAAGGATTTAGCTGTTAAATGGGGTCAATATAATATACAAGTGAATGCCATTGCACCGGGATTTTTTCCAACCAAAATGTCTACACCTTTAATTGAAAGAAGTAAAGATACTATATTAAATAGTACACCGCTAAGAAAATTCGGTGGTGAGGATGATTTAAAAGGGGTGGCATTGTTGCTTTCATCAAATGCAGCAAATTTTATGACCGGTGATGTCATTATTGTTGATGGTGGTACTCATGCGTTATAA
- a CDS encoding thiolase family protein produces MNRDAVIVAAVRTPIAKQGGSLATLEAHEYGAIVIQEAMKRANVSGDMVDDVIFGNVLSGGGNIARLTALETGLSLNIPGLTVDRQCGSGLNAINLAAQAIKAGDGDVYIAGGTESMSRAPHLLERQSKAFSSLPPKFKIAQLSPKRIGDPPMGITAENLVEKYNISREEQDLFAYESQQKMAKAMKDGVFEEQIVQVRIPQRKGGPLLFTKDEHPRPDTTLQVLGKLRAAFREEGTVTAGSSSGLNDAASAVIVMSREKAQSLGLPILATVREYAVAGVDPNIMGIGPVPATKKVLKKARLSLDDIDLIEINEAFAAQVIACDRELHFDCNKVNVNGGAIAHGHPLGATGAILATKAVYELKRRQARFALITACIGGGQGIATILERG; encoded by the coding sequence GTGAATCGAGATGCTGTGATTGTTGCCGCAGTCCGTACTCCTATCGCAAAACAAGGGGGATCACTGGCAACTTTAGAAGCCCATGAATATGGAGCAATCGTAATTCAAGAAGCAATGAAACGTGCTAATGTTTCAGGGGATATGGTCGATGATGTGATTTTTGGAAACGTGTTGAGTGGTGGTGGAAATATAGCTAGATTAACAGCACTAGAAACAGGATTATCGCTAAACATTCCCGGTTTAACTGTGGATAGACAGTGTGGGTCTGGATTAAATGCTATTAATCTAGCAGCACAAGCAATTAAAGCGGGTGATGGTGATGTTTACATAGCTGGGGGGACTGAAAGTATGTCAAGAGCCCCTCACTTATTAGAGCGTCAAAGTAAAGCGTTTAGTTCTTTGCCACCAAAGTTTAAAATAGCACAATTATCACCAAAGAGAATTGGTGACCCACCCATGGGTATTACAGCTGAAAATCTTGTTGAAAAGTACAATATTAGTCGTGAAGAACAAGACTTGTTTGCGTATGAAAGTCAACAGAAAATGGCCAAGGCTATGAAAGATGGTGTTTTCGAAGAGCAAATAGTACAAGTAAGAATTCCACAGCGAAAGGGAGGCCCGTTACTGTTCACAAAAGATGAACACCCTAGACCTGATACGACGCTACAAGTATTAGGGAAGCTACGTGCTGCTTTTCGGGAAGAAGGTACTGTTACTGCTGGATCTAGTTCTGGTTTGAATGATGCTGCCTCTGCTGTAATAGTTATGTCGCGAGAAAAAGCACAATCTCTTGGATTACCAATACTCGCTACTGTACGGGAATATGCAGTTGCTGGAGTTGATCCTAATATTATGGGAATTGGACCAGTTCCTGCTACAAAAAAAGTGTTAAAAAAGGCTCGGCTGTCATTAGATGATATTGATTTAATTGAGATAAATGAAGCGTTTGCTGCTCAAGTCATCGCATGTGATCGTGAACTGCATTTTGATTGTAACAAAGTAAATGTAAATGGCGGTGCCATTGCTCATGGTCATCCACTAGGTGCCACTGGTGCTATTTTAGCAACGAAAGCTGTGTATGAATTAAAGAGACGTCAAGCACGATTCGCGCTTATAACGGCTTGCATCGGTGGTGGTCAAGGAATAGCGACAATTTTAGAAAGAGGGTAA
- a CDS encoding acyl-CoA dehydrogenase, with the protein MYFSYTDKVKGLQEKVTQFMEDNIYPNERLYEEQINQFPNRWVAVPPIMEELKERAKDEGLWNLFLPESEYGAGLSNLEYAPLCEIMGRSMIAPEVFNCSAPDTGNMEVLVRYGTEEQKNQWLKPLLNGEIRSCFSMTEPEVASSDATNIEASIVKDGDEYVINGRKWWSSGAGDPRCKIAIVMGKTDRDAPRYEQQSMILVPLDSEGVTIERMLPVFGYDHAPHGHAEITYNNVRVPASNIIWGDGKGFAIAQGRLGPGRIHHCMRLIGAAERGLEVLCKRVQDRVAFGKPLANQGVIQEWIANSRIEIEQARLLTLKAAYMMDTVGNKEAKAEIAMIKVVAPTMALNVLDRSIQALGGAGVSDDFPVAAHWANARTLRLADGPDEVHRMQIARLELKKYQQ; encoded by the coding sequence ATGTATTTTTCGTACACTGACAAGGTAAAAGGTTTGCAAGAAAAGGTTACTCAGTTTATGGAGGATAATATTTACCCCAATGAAAGACTTTATGAAGAACAAATTAATCAATTCCCTAATCGTTGGGTAGCTGTGCCACCAATAATGGAGGAATTAAAAGAAAGAGCAAAAGACGAGGGCTTATGGAATTTATTTTTACCTGAAAGTGAGTATGGAGCAGGGCTTTCTAATCTAGAATACGCACCTCTTTGTGAGATTATGGGACGTTCAATGATTGCTCCTGAGGTTTTTAATTGTAGTGCTCCTGATACAGGGAACATGGAGGTTCTCGTTCGATATGGAACTGAAGAACAAAAGAATCAATGGTTAAAGCCATTACTTAATGGTGAAATACGCTCATGCTTTTCTATGACAGAACCAGAGGTAGCTTCATCAGATGCAACTAATATTGAAGCGAGTATTGTTAAAGATGGTGATGAATACGTTATTAATGGTCGTAAATGGTGGTCTTCGGGAGCTGGGGATCCACGTTGTAAAATAGCAATAGTTATGGGGAAAACAGACCGTGACGCACCGCGATATGAACAGCAATCGATGATATTAGTACCACTAGATTCCGAAGGTGTTACGATTGAAAGAATGCTACCAGTGTTTGGCTACGACCATGCACCGCACGGCCACGCTGAGATTACATATAACAATGTAAGAGTACCAGCTTCTAATATAATTTGGGGAGATGGGAAAGGGTTTGCGATAGCACAAGGTCGTCTCGGTCCAGGTAGAATTCATCACTGTATGCGACTTATTGGTGCAGCAGAACGAGGACTTGAAGTTTTATGTAAGCGCGTTCAGGATCGTGTAGCATTTGGAAAACCACTTGCTAATCAAGGAGTTATCCAAGAGTGGATTGCAAACTCACGAATTGAAATTGAGCAGGCCCGCTTACTTACTTTAAAAGCTGCTTATATGATGGATACGGTAGGAAATAAAGAGGCTAAAGCTGAGATTGCCATGATTAAAGTAGTGGCTCCAACTATGGCATTAAATGTTCTTGATCGTTCTATTCAAGCATTAGGAGGGGCTGGTGTGAGTGATGATTTTCCAGTTGCAGCACATTGGGCTAATGCTCGTACGTTACGTTTAGCTGATGGACCAGATGAGGTACACCGTATGCAGATCGCTCGTTTAGAGTTGAAAAAATATCAGCAATAA